In a single window of the Pongo abelii isolate AG06213 chromosome 1, NHGRI_mPonAbe1-v2.0_pri, whole genome shotgun sequence genome:
- the CD52 gene encoding CAMPATH-1 antigen has product MKRFLFLLLTISLLVMVQIQTGVSAQNSTSQTSSAPASSNMSGGILLLFVANAVIHLFCFS; this is encoded by the exons ATGAAGCGcttcctcttcctcctactcACCATCAGCCTCCTGGTTATGGTACAG ATACAAACTGGAGTCTCAGCACAAAACAGCACCAGCCAAACCAGCAGCGCCCCAGCATCCAGCAACATGAGCGGAGGCATTCTCCTTCTCTTCGTGGCCAATGCCGTAATCCACCTCTTCTGCTTCAGTTGA